GGTTTTAATAACTTGCTCTTAATGAATGCCAAAGAAATGAAGAATTTAACTTTTGTCAATGAAaaggtaaaattaaattgttagtGGGTTTTAATACATTAAACAGGGTATTGCCTTTAATAAATAAGCATTacaggaaaaacaataagttgAATTATTGTGAGAAGTAAagttttcatatatatttaaacaatgaaaaaaataagtatttttttatttaaatcgataAATACACGAACTCAtggtttctttaaaaaaaaccctatCGCCTGCAGGCCAAACTCCATTATCTAGATATAATCGCTAGCTTACCAAGCTATGGAGCCAAATGTTTCAGCACAAACCAAAGAGAGGGCGTCGAGCGCGTCCTGCTGGTGAGTCCGCGCTTTGGACTCAGCCAGATATCCAGTGCCCGGAATTCGGTGGTGAGTCTATATCGAATATCTCGTTTTAGGAATATTCTTCTATAACTATAACTACCGTTTTCAAGCAGCCCCAACCTATTTCCGCCATCGAGGACTTCACCCATGTGGTGGTTAATCGCGAGGACGATGTCACCTGCAGCGTATCCATATTCATGCTGGGCGATCGAGCCGTGAAGTTCATCATGGAGGATCGCGATGGCTGCGAGTTCAGTCTGGTCCTCGGCGGCTACTATCGACTACTGACAGGTAAGTGCTAAAGAGAGTCATGTGCATCCAGGGTACAGCTACCATAGAAACAATTGGAAAATacttaagaaaacaaattatagctccgttgtattttttttaacaaaaatgcaTACACTCCGAGAGATAGTCATTATATGTATTGTAATTTCgggaatttttttattttttatttaaaatagccCATCTATATGATAAGCTTGCTATAGGAAGGATCggaaaagttaataaaaaaaagtttagtttcgttgatttttaataaacacacataaactccaataattcaaaaattatagttttataaaatatagatatgAAAAGAATTATAATAAGAAACTTTAAATAACTTCTTGTAACACATATAATTTAACGATttgacaaatatattttcaattttataatagccgaagttatttactttttagcTGTAGATCAAAAACCATTAACGAAATAATAAGAAATCAAAATCGATATAGCAGTTTTTTCCTTCTGAAACGTATCACATTTGTTTTATGGTCTCAAAATATTCTCCGACGTATCATGATGGAATGAATTATTTACGAATATACGTTTTTAAATactcattaattttttaaagtgcatacattttatttttatagctgCAAAGATATACAAACTACCTTTTATTATAACGATTATTATTCTCCGACTGCAGGTAACATGCTGAATATTCTGCGGGAGCGGGATCCGAACGACGAGGACAACTCGCCCGGTTTCCTGTCGCAGCACACAGTGCTGCCAGCGGGATGGAGCTACCTGCTGCCCTTCCACACGCGAGCGCACAGCGTGAACTTCCTGATGGCGCCGCCCTACCATCCGCTGGTGGATCAGAGGGGtcagctccagcagcagcagcagcagcagcagcagtcttTGGTGCAGGCAGCCCCATCGCTGCCCTACGCCATGGACCTGGATCTGCACAGTGTGATGGCCACCGAGCTGCTGGAGGAGGCGGCCAAGGACTCGGGTCTGAGCGACAGCAGTGGCAGCAATTACTGCGAGGGACGCAGCCACTCGGGCAGCCAGAAGCTGGAGGCCAAGAACGAGCAGGTGCTGAGGAGGGTGCAGGAGCTGCAGCACCTGGTCCAGACCTCCGAGCAGTACTTGAGCGAGCAGGAGCAGGGCgtgggcggcggtggcggtggcggtggcggaggCGTGGCCATGCTGGAATTCGACTCCGATTGCGATAGTCTCAACAGCAGTAAGGTCTCCTCGACGGAGGAGTCGCAGGGTGGCTTGGTTTTGGGCCCAGGAGTGACCATTCCCGCCGGGCATCCCCTGAAACACAGTGACTCGCTCACACTGCTGGCCGAGACGATTAACCACGAGCTGAGTGGCATAACGCAGGGCTTGAACGCCATTCCAGAGACCGCACCAGTGTCCACATCCGCTCCTGCCACCCCGGCCACGCCCAAGCGGAAGCCCAGTCTGTGCAGCACCTCCAGTCCGCGACCGCAGAGGAAGCTCAATGGCTTCAGTCAGCTGTTGAGTGACTTGCAGGCCCTGGGCACCGATTTCTCGCAGAGCGAGAGTGATTCGGAGTCGGTGGCCTCGCCGGCACAATCGCCGACAGCCAGGAGGCCCCAAATGATGCTGCTCCAGGCAGCAGGCACCATGGGaccgggatcgggatcgggatcgggagcaggagcaggaccaGTCAAACAGCAGCTCTCGCAGAGGAGCAGTTTCGGGCTACACAGTCCCGATGGCACGCATTTCGGAGCGGAGACCAAGGACTACAACCTGCGGGAGTATCTGCAACAGCTAAAGGAGATTAGCAATGCGGCAACAGCCGACACGGATGTGGCTGCCCGCCAGCTATCCGAGATCTATGGCTTCGAAGTGAGGGAGGACACCTTCATAGAAACCGATACGGATCTCATAGATCTACGTGCCATTCCGCCGCCTCAGACGCCCGATGAGCTGGACTCGCTGTCCCTGATGAATGCCGCTCCGCCCAAGGGATTCGAGGGCAAGGCCGAGGAGCTGGACAGTTTCCTGCAGCAGATAATGGTGGCACCACCCACCCAGAAGGCCACACCCGCCAAGGAGCTGACCCCCGAGGAGATTATGTCGTTCATCATACCACCACCCCCGAATTTGGAGCAGCAGCCAGTGGCGCCTGTGCCCCCGGAAACGGAGTGCCTCTATAGCAATTCGGTGCAGGCCAAGCGGGAGTTCTTCCAATCGGTGGCCAATGGAAACAACGGCAGCAGTAGCCACTCGCCGCATGTAATCGAATATGCCACCGTGGAGCGGAAGAGCAAGTTCAGCTGCTGTCCCACCAGCAAGAAGGAGGAGCTGCCGGAGGCCGACGAATTGCAGCCGCCGCCCAGGACACCAACCGCTGAGCAATTGTCGCCACCGCCGGCGAGGCCACCGAAAAGTGCGGAGCTCCTGCAGCGTTACTCGCCCAAAAAGCAGGTGAGGATCGCTGCCAGCCCAGTGATGCAACCGCAGGAGCGACGAGATAGGGAGCTCTGTCCCCCACAACTGCCGCCGAGGGGAAGTCCCACGCTGGAGGGGAACGGGAACCAGAGCAACGCAACCACAAACCTGGTGAGTGGCCCCAAGAAACCCCCGCTGCCGCCCATCGCAAATCGGCCGCGTCCCCTGAACGGGGTGAATCCACCTCCGAGTATTTCGTCACCCGGATCTGCACCACCTGCCCACTACTCACCACCCATACCGGCCACCGTTCGTTTGCCCCACCTGAACCAGACCAATGGAACCCTACCCATGCTACCCAAGAAACCGCAGCAGCTGCATGGCGAGAAATTGTTCCTCAAGAATGGTCACCTCATTGACGGCGAGGCGCTCTTGGCCAAAACGGACGTGGCCATGGCGGGCCTGCTCATCAAACTGGACCAGGTGGCCGCCCAGTGTTCAGTGGCCCAGGCGGCCGGCGGTGGCACCTCCATCGACGAGGATAAGTTCCAGCGGGCCAGAAACGAGCTAACCGAACAGACCCTGGCCCTGGTCACGGCCAGTAAGTTCCTGGTGGCCTCCATGTCGGACATGACATTGATAACGCTGCCCGAGCACCTCACCTCCTGCCTGACGGCCATTCGGAGGATCACCGAGCTGGCCCAGGACATGACCAGACACACATCGGCGCCCCTGCAAACGCGGAATATTGTGCTCAAGGTTCACGACGTGGCCAGCAGTTTCAGGGAGTTGGTGGGCGTGGAGATCGGACCCATCGGAGCGGGGCAATTGGCCCTGCAGGCCGAGTGTCTGGCCAATGTGCTGGCCACTCTGCTGCGATCCCTGCGCGTATTCTCCCCATAACCCAGAGGAACGGAGGGAGGCACAAACGGAGAAGCAGTCGAAACTGAAGAGGCCCCCGATGGCAGCCCATCATCCAATCCCGACATATCGCACGCTCGTCTGTCCATGTGCAAATCCCCCTACACCACCTACGTCTAGAGGTCCCAAAAACATATGCACCCACAGCTACAGCTACGAGTATATCCGAAAATACAGTGTCTCTCGAAACTAATTTACAGGTAAAGGGCCGCGTCAGAGAGTCGATGGTCTGATGGCTCGTTGGGCTCAGCCATGCTTAATACTCACCTGCGACTAATATCGATACTGGAATGTGGAAGCTCAAACGAGGAGATCGTAAACGATGTGGTGGATTGTACTCGTGGCTATGGGAATAGAATTTGCCAATTTACATATCGCAACATGTTGTGTGGGAAATAGCGAAAGTATTTAGGGGATAAGAACTAGTTACATATCTCAACGATCAGGATTTGAGCCTTTTTCAAATAAGTAAGAGTAATATCTTGCAATTCTTAGGCAAAACCTTTGTTTATTAACCATAtcttttataacaattttttaaaaacagataATTTTCCAAtaggaaattattttataaccttttcttcaaattgttttctttcgtaaaattcaaaatgattttctttagctatttatttttaatttttgtgtgggattaaaacaattttctaaattttctaaaatttgttCACTTTTTCTTCCTTATTTTTACTCAGTATATAACCCAAAGTACCATatcgaaaaatatatatctctTACCACTCAGGACATACCACCACATCGCTACGatcttcaaaataaatatatttcttaaatataaaaacgatTTATAATTctaaacaatacaaaaattctCATCTTAACGCATGCAACTAACTCGAATTTCTATGTAATCTCCTAAAAATCAACTATTTTAactatatttatacaaataacaCTCGACTCGTTAGTACTGCTCTGTATACCAAATCAGAACCCATACCAATTCCTCAccacaaaaactaaaacccAATTTAATGGAACACCATGACTTGATTATCTAGACCAATTTATATGAGAAACTAACggaaatatgtttattaaattatgctattagaatattttcttatgtaaataatttacaCACATACCTAATATCATATATCATAtaactataaatataataaaattgaccaaacaataatcaaaattttaacttgtgatataaaaaaaatggtaaaagtaaaagcaaaaaaaaattaaatattgaaaaaaaaaacttttacattttctttgtttagcaaaaaatgttttaacaggattattttatatattcgttgTTGTTAAAATACgatcaacatttttgttattgtttatgtgtcataccttttgttgtagttgttggtGAAGTACAAGAATGCGCACTAAGTTGTAGCTTTAACTAATTATTGTATACAATATGATTAATCATTATTCAAGGGAAACAGAAAATTAAGATTAATCCGTTTAATATATAACTAATCgataaacaattgttttcagtttgttgaaaattttctGTTGAATCAAGcacacacatatgcataataaacataaccatataaaatatatacaacaagaaatatacaaatatgaactaaaattaataatacataTTAAGTAAAACATAATCAAATGTACAATGTAAAACAATGTAACTGTTTATGAtttaatgacaaaaaaaaacaaaatgcatatGAAATTGTATggaataaattcaataaaataaaccaaagtaaaataaatatactcaCAATTTGCGtttgttattatataaaaactaaataatttaaaatgagtataattattttttgcttgcgataattttaaataatttttaaggaaCAACTTGGGCagcaaaaaaccaaattaagaTAGGGTGTTTCACAATACAACGATTTCTAAAGAAACCATCATAGAAAAGGACAGGCTCGGGCACAGGGCATTAAAATATTGAACGACTACAGCTGCAATAGACAAAAGTAGCTTCAAATAGACAAAACTTCAATGTGTTTATTATCATATATTAATAACTAGCGATATTTAATCGTTACTCAATATACAGTCGTTAGTCTCCGACTTCCGATCGCCTTCAAATTATCAGGATCCACATATTTTGGGGCCCTGATTACGAATAAATAGGTCAAAGCTGGCGACAGGTCCgttgtttttgggttttgtaattttcttccaaaatataacctttttataaaaacattttaatcaaaagttgtagatttagtttaaaaattgttataaaacttaaatcaaagaaattcaaatcttaacgTCATAGTTTCATAGCAGTTTCCTTTTGGCAGTTGTCAATGCGGCTGTACGCGCCTGCTGACTATTGCTGCTTGTTACATACCAGTAGAATAGCCGATTTACACTAAGCGAAATGATCAACTTAGCAATGACGTAGAGCGACGGCTTACACTTGGCAAACTCGGGAAAtgaatctaaaaatattatataattggaacaaaatttaatgggATAGACAACAACTACACTTAACACATTTATAAAGCCGAAACGTCTGAAATAAGATATGTGCCAAGCTATtttatgattaaatatttttaataagcagtatataaatgtttgaaacataataaacaataataaataaacaataaataacgAAACAGCTGTTTTGCATAACTGCAGTAACTGTCAACATGTGAGGACATTTTatgttgaattttatttttcgttgtTAGTTTGTGGGATTAAGCTGTTAGTTTGTGGGATTAAGCTGGtaagtttatttataagtttcaACCCTGGCTGTAGGAATACCGTTTCTCATTTAACactaacaaatttattattgtgatcaatgtaaatttttaatttagaaatttacatttagaaatttttaaaattgcttacATTTACAGTGTTATTGGaagaaataaagaattttaacaGAGGGTGTTAGCAAATGGTATGGAACCAGGCTAAATTTGCAAAAACTGGAGGGTAAAGTTAACAGTGTGCACCAACTGGATTGAAAAGTTAACATTTGGCAAGAACATATCGTTAGGGATGCATACAATCTGATGGTCCCAGTCAAACATCGATATGatcgatatttaaaaaaaaaatcgaatatATCGATATTCCCATCGATTTTTTTCCACCTctgatttttaacaattatttggATTTTAATTTGTCAGAAAATCGCGGGCGGGACGGTTCAAACAGCGCGCCTCTTCGTGTGCGATTTCCAAGAGTTTCTTCAGACCATCGATCTGCTTTCCTGGCTGTCGGACGAGTTTTCGAAAAACTCGGGAAGGCTTTTGATTTGAGTTTGTGCTGAATGGTGTGGAATCGCAACGAATCGAATCGGAAAATAGTGTGTTTAATGCTCTAGTAACCGCCCTAGAGAGCAAAAATTAAGGTATCAAACGACCCGGAAACCAAATCGAAACGCAgtaaagaaagaaattttcGTCTTCCTGAGGGCTTAGcaaaccaaaatataaaagGCGAATGAAAAGTGCGCAAAACGATATGTAATACGATTGCCAGGAAGACACGGAAGCATTAAAAAGTACGACCAAAACGCAATCgttacatattatatattcgCTCGGTTGGAAAGTTCTTCTTTTGTGCAGAAAATCGACCAcacatcaaaataaattactagGAAAAggggcagaaaaaaaaaaaacaaaaacaacaacaacaaaagcatcCTCAAGAATCTCGACGctctcccactcccactcgcTCTCTTTCTCGCTCTCCCTATTTCTCTCTTGACAAAGGCGGAGAAAGAagcaaaacgaaataaaaaataatctttttcACCGCCAAACAATAAGgaaattaagtaattttcaGCCAGCGAGTTTCTGCAGCATTTATGCCAGTTTATTGACTCACAAAAATGGATTACaaattcattgttttcaaCGCAGCGAGGGACAATAATTTGGCGCAATTGAAGGTGAGTTTCGTTTGGCGAATTGGGACTCCACCTGCACTGGGCTATCCAATTGGAAAGTTGCGATATTCTTATTGTGATTGTTGTTAGAAATCTCAGCTGCTCAACAAACTCGGCAGTTTATTTAGCCTTGTGactaatcaataaaattctCTTGCTCACTGACaagcactcacacacacaagcgCTCTCTGCTAAGCCGAACACGCGCATGTTCTCCAACTGTGCTGTTGGACACATTATTAAAATCTGGCTAGAAAGAAGCCAAATAATGTGAAATTTGtggaaaactattaaaattaaaaatacatattaggaattttcgtaaaaattaacttaaaatttaaaattttagtgtGAGGATCTACAATTTGTCGaacaaaattttacatttgGGATACAGTATTGTTTTGCAATGTCTATGCacaattttctctttttctttgtGGTTTAGTTTGCCGCATCACCCGTAAGTGCCGTGAAATTATTTGGCCGCTCTCGCGTTCGTGTAAATCAAATTTCTTTGAATAAATACTTCAATTCAATGAAGCAGGTCCAAAAATGCTGTATTTATCAGACTATACCAAAGTCAAAATTAATAcagaattaataataaaaattaaattaaattaaaaatgaaattatttggCCGCTCTCGCGTTCGTGTAAATCAAATTTCTTTGAATAAATACTTCAATTCAATGAAGCAGGTCCAAAAATGCTGTATTTATCAGACTATACCAAAGTCAAAATTAATAcagaattaataataaaattaataataatagtaatagccatactttcaaattttttaatgattttggataaacaaaactaaattctATTTTGTAGCTACAAAATAGCCACATGCCTTGTCTTGACGCAAGACAATAACAAATACATATGTTTTGGCCAGGCGTGTTTGTGGGCGTATCGGATCGGAAACTTTTGCTTGCGACTGCAAGACGCTTTGCATAACCAAAGTTCTTGGGTTTAGGCTTTAGCTTCGACTCGGCCTGGCATCCAAAGAGGCAGCTTGACATTGGCACACACCGCCATAGAAACAGAAATTAAGTAGAAAACACAAACggcagcaacagaaacagagACAGAAACTTGCTGCAAATGGCGCTGTTGCATTGAAGCCTCGCTTGGCCCCCGTTTTTGCATTGTTTCATACTCGTGGgtgtttattatttagtaCGACTGTGCTAGTCCCATTGGTGTGTGTTTGATGCTAAGTTTAGCACAGccatattttgtatatacttGGGCCTCGCATTTCAGCAAATTATACGTGACATGGAAATTGGTTCAGCCGAGGGACATGTAAATTAACTGGACTAATTCTCTTTTGAAAAACACTTTCCCAGCAATGCACTACGTATATTGTATGcctaagcaattaaaaatacttcttGTTGACATTGCAATTTGTAAGCCGAGGGCCGTATAACTAAACTGGAATTATTCTCATTGTATAATGCTATTTATCCAAGCAAAGACTTATTCTTAAGTCTTGGtgataaaaatgaataaaatgaaGAAATCTTTTTAATCACAAGTTAAAGAGAAGTTTAAATTGTCAAACTTGGCTTATTAATGTGgtcaaattaagttttgatattttattttgaagtatttataaataatactcTCATTGGAAAGATATTTAGAGCAAATTAAGAATATGTTTCgtgaaaaattaagtattaATCTACAAAGCCTATGCTTTGGTTTTCTTTGCCTTGGTTCTCACATTTTCCACCAGGCTTGATTCATTTCCTTTGGCGGGCTTATCTTATCGCCTCAGACACTCgttgtttgttattatttgtgttgattttgtgGCTCTTGCCGATGACTGCTCCAAATGCGTAGCAAGtatttttaaccatttaatttgagtgttgtttttgcatttgGGCCACGTTGCTGTGGAACACGTTAATAACGACAGCGAATTTTAACAGCTGAAATCACGTCGTCAGCGGCAGTTTACTTCCGGGATTGTTACCTTACGGAGCAGGTCGCCCCGTCTCTTTCTCCACCCGTATACCCCTCTCTCTCGGTTATACTGATTCTGCCCCCAGCAACGCCTACAAGCGAACGCACTTTGcttattgaaattattattatgctgATCGGAGAGAACAAAGAGCCATTCCACCGgctttgttttttgcttttcggCTTCCTCCTGCAGCCGCTGCTGTTGACAATTATCCTTGAAAGCGTTCAATCACACCAATTCGGAAGGCTCGACCCtctacacagaaaacaaaattttaccTTGTGAAACATTAAGTTCAATAAAATaggtaatacattttttttaagattgcATCTAAAACTGTGAAATATTATAAGAagacaaaaaactaaaaacaaaggttaattaattagttatgtggtgtgtggtgtgttgttagaatgtaaaataaataaatatctttaagCTGTCTTGATTTTCTCATACATTGCTTTAAAaggtaaattaattataattaactcaaaaatatttaattttttttttaatattgccCCAAAAACTACAAAGTTTAAACGACACCaagggaaaatatatttttagtttgaaACTATCATGTTTATTCTTTTTGCTCAGTGTATCACGAGCTGGATATTCCTGTTCGTTTTCGGTTATTGTTGGCTTCATCAAGCTTCCTGACAGACGGGGCTCGACCCTGGAAATGTGTCATTCAAGGGGTGTGAGTTTTTGGATTCGGAGCGAGGGGAAAGCGGGTGTGTGTTGTTGTCCCCAGCAaatggaataaataaatataatgtaaATACGGAATACGGAATACATATGTGCTGACGAGTGCCCCGAAATAGCTTTTTGTGTATGGGCTGCTGCACTCAATGCTCCAAATGCGAATGAGGGAGAGGCTGCGAGGCAACCTGCTTGGCGGCACCGACGTGCAACATGTTCTAGCCTTCGCCCCATAGAACTGGTTTTTCTTGCTGGCCGTTGTTTATGTTTGTtccaaaaataagaaaataccCCCTTCGCCACCCCAACGATTGACTCCCCTGctcacagcaaaaaaaaagtgaaacacCTCACCGAAGAGTTGGACGCCGTACACGAAGTTGAAGTGCCACTTAGAGTTGAGtacacacaacaacaaaatatttcttcGTTCTTCCACCgctgcttcttcttttttttttggtttcctCTTTCTCGTTCCccttcgtttttgtttttacccCACTTTGTTGGGTTTTCTTGGCTCTACGTGATATGGGGCCAGATCGAATGATTGATGAGGGTGGATAAGGGGAACTATGTAGACCAACTTTGAAGATCGCTAGATAACTTTATGAAACGTTTTAGAAGCTTTATAGAAGCTCGTTGATAGAAGAGGTCAAAAGAAACAGAAGTTTCTAGAAAATGTATACCTACAGAATGAAATCTATTTAATATATTGAGGCTGTCAAAAGACCTACTACATAGCTAATACCTTTTTATCATTATACAAACTAGCTATAAGAATATTATTACATTGTGTATATTCCTGTTACGTCAGAACTGTCGCAGCGAGTGTAGTTTAATGCCCATAAAGTCATTATTTATAGAACTTTTCTTGGCACGTGCCAGCTTTACTTTTCTATAAGTTGCATAAACAAATctaaacaaattaaaggtaACAGTCTGGCTTCAAAAGCATTCAAATTGTTATGAGTTTTATTCGCATTACAACGAGCTTGTAAACCCCAACCTTTGGGCCAGTTTTTAATCAAGAACGAATCTAAGGTTCAATGACTAATTTCTATTGAAACaggtttaaattaatttaattactgtTTCACCTTTAAGGCTCAGTGATCTAGAATATTTATCTGgattttaagcaaaacaatCTTCTTATCGTGATACCATTTAAGCTacgttcaaataaaaatataaaacacgTTTTTAATCTTAACTTTATGTATTTCACTACTGTGTCTTTACTTTTCGAGTACCCATTACccattcattttattaaaattggtcATTATTGATTAGCCTTGTAACGATAAGCAATTAACCAAAACTGATTTATTATTCTCACTTAAGTCTCATTAAATTTGTAGTAGTTTTTGTTTCTTGATCATTTTAATTACATGCAAAACGAAGCTCAAAATGACCATTCGAATTCAAGAAAAcgtttttttcaaagaaaCACTCCAATCAGCGTTTCTCGAgcgttttcaaaacatttgcCAAGGCATAACAATCAAGATAATTCGATGTACACTTTGTTATTGGTTTTCCTCTGAGCGCTATTCGTTTTTCGTTTGGCTTTatgcaaaaaccgaaaaactgaattttgagTTGGTCAACagctgtttcttttttttggggttgaGGTTGATTCTTGTGCCTTGCAATTTACTCGTTTGCCGTTTGTGGTTTGTTTGAGTAACCTCAAAATGCGAAAATGTTGTCTGCGTTTTTTCATGTCTTTTTTCGATATTGTTTGAGCCGAGTGGAGTTAAAGCTTTGGGCTTAAGCTTGGGGACCtgcttcttttatttttctactTGCTTGCCATTTAACTGCTTCTTGATTATTAGTTTTCAATGGTGTGTGTAAGGTCAGAGCCAATCTTGCTGGTTTGCTTTGACTCCGATTCtctgtggatgtggatgtggatgtggtcTTTGTCATCCGCTGGCTTTGTGGCCATTGGTCTCTGTAAGTACGAGAATATTTACCCACATCATTGAGTACATAAACAGGCACACTCGAAGAAAACAGCGGTGTTTGCTGGTactagaaatataaattagatcagcacataaataaaaactttaaaataaataagattcgaatcttaaattcttatttcaaattaattttttttgttttacttaacaaatttaagaaattttagcattttatcaaatcttatttttgaaacggaaaaaaaaaaacaatttattttgtttatttatttctatattaTATCTGTAtatttacttgtttttgtACATAGTATCCAGAACCATCTGACCAACAAATAACACCGAACGAGGATGGGCAATTAACAGCAACAAAGATAACAATACAATTGAAGCCGAAGAGCAGGAAACGTACGTAGATGCAAAGCCCAAGTTTGAACTCAATGCGTGTTCTGTTTGTCTGTATATAATGATAGCGTTCATTGGCTTTATCGTCGTGCGTTTTGTTCTTCACCAGAGAAGcctgaatatattttttttactcttgaatttaatttgttggcttttgttttggtctGTGCACTGGCAGAAACTCAACTAGAATTCCGCTATTGAATGTGAAGCAATTAAGAAACTTTGCTTCGACCCGACTGTCCATATTTGAAACTCAAGAATGGTTTTGCAACTTTTGGCGAGCTTTTAGCCGTTATGCAATCTGTATATAGAGGAAAACTTGGCATTAGGAAGTGCTAAAACAAGTTGCCAAATACTCGAGTAGAACTTCTTAATTAAGCTAAACATTTGGCCGCCTCTAAACGCTTTTTGTTATATATGTAAGTTGGAACAG
This genomic window from Drosophila gunungcola strain Sukarami chromosome 3R, Dgunungcola_SK_2, whole genome shotgun sequence contains:
- the LOC128263218 gene encoding uncharacterized protein LOC128263218 isoform X2, which codes for MMLLPSGRSNSDVYPLQNSANTTATSAGGAATGGGGGVTGGGEGGGVTSKPKPLLLTRTSSPQLTTLPTTNGSVVHATPTRSNGYPQPQSQSSGILAATTATSMATGTSSATEATATTTTELLTGNATGNGSGIYGPLLGQSHGGVNAGVAGNWPEIDGHLEAIQEKLKPGWSVHVGKEGRLYYCNHMTQSAGWLPACEDWSKHEELSYGWERAIDSKGRSYYINHLNKTTTYEAPECIRWDEHPPEPRQVQLQRNASLGFGFVAGSERPVIVRFVTEGGPSIGKLQPGDQILAVNGEDVKDAPRDHVIQLVRACESQVNLFVCQPMAHCILPGRKSTLLSAGKRAKLRSRPSRVRFAESVCVNGAPLFPPSAFSLGDICVPPMANVLKVFLENGQTKSFKYDATTTVQDVVSSLLDKLCLCCGELFSLVLEHVKSLKRNKLTLLDPQESLARIAARPGAHKLRCLFRITFVPISAAELAQRDLHALDYLYLQCCNDVNQERFAPELQPELALRLAALHMHQHALANNFSPAKLTVKLVEREFGLERFVPVSLFEGMKRKELRRLISHFLKLNAEMTGSSSKVLTQLQAKLHYLDIIASLPSYGAKCFSTNQREGVERVLLVSPRFGLSQISSARNSVPQPISAIEDFTHVVVNREDDVTCSVSIFMLGDRAVKFIMEDRDGCEFSLVLGGYYRLLTGNMLNILRERDPNDEDNSPGFLSQHTVLPAGWSYLLPFHTRAHSVNFLMAPPYHPLVDQRGQLQQQQQQQQQSLVQAAPSLPYAMDLDLHSVMATELLEEAAKDSGLSDSSGSNYCEGRSHSGSQKLEAKNEQVLRRVQELQHLVQTSEQYLSEQEQGVGGGGGGGGGGVAMLEFDSDCDSLNSSKVSSTEESQGGLVLGPGVTIPAGHPLKHSDSLTLLAETINHELSGITQGLNAIPETAPVSTSAPATPATPKRKPSLCSTSSPRPQRKLNGFSQLLSDLQALGTDFSQSESDSESVASPAQSPTARRPQMMLLQAAGTMGPGSGSGSGAGAGPVKQQLSQRSSFGLHSPDGTHFGAETKDYNLREYLQQLKEISNAATADTDVAARQLSEIYGFEVREDTFIETDTDLIDLRAIPPPQTPDELDSLSLMNAAPPKGFEGKAEELDSFLQQIMVAPPTQKATPAKELTPEEIMSFIIPPPPNLEQQPVAPVPPETECLYSNSVQAKREFFQSVANGNNGSSSHSPHVIEYATVERKSKFSCCPTSKKEELPEADELQPPPRTPTAEQLSPPPARPPKSAELLQRYSPKKQVRIAASPVMQPQERRDRELCPPQLPPRGSPTLEGNGNQSNATTNLVSGPKKPPLPPIANRPRPLNGVNPPPSISSPGSAPPAHYSPPIPATVRLPHLNQTNGTLPMLPKKPQQLHGEKLFLKNGHLIDGEALLAKTDVAMAGLLIKLDQVAAQCSVAQAAGGGTSIDEDKFQRARNELTEQTLALVTASKFLVASMSDMTLITLPEHLTSCLTAIRRITELAQDMTRHTSAPLQTRNIVLKVHDVASSFRELVGVEIGPIGAGQLALQAECLANVLATLLRSLRVFSP